A portion of the Edaphobacter lichenicola genome contains these proteins:
- a CDS encoding glycerol-3-phosphate dehydrogenase/oxidase, whose product MNRDEMVSRVRNRKEPWDIVVIGGGATGAGVAVDAATRGYDVLLLEREDFGKGTSSRATKLVHGGVRYLEQGNVSLVMEALKERGILLRNAPHIVKDLRFIVPNYSWWEAPFYGIGMKVYDFLAGKYSFGSSKVLSLEETLELLPTIRRDGLRGGVMYHDGQFDDTRLLINLMTTAADHGATLLNYAGAVELTKDDAGFVKGVTAVDGETGERFVIEARSVVNATGIFTDETRRLAEPSVEQMMAPSQGIHLMFDRSFLIGDTALLVPHTDDGRVLFAVPWHGRTLVGTTDTPIQTVSYEPLPFEEEIEFVLETAGRYLSHKPTRDDILSVYVGIRPLVKAAGASDGKTSSLSRDYTIHIDHSGLLTIVGGKWTTYRHMAEDCVDHATTLGRLDERPCVTATMHIHGYHQHSAELGALAVYGSDAASILELVKADPDLAKPLHPDLPYIAAEVVWAARNEMSRTLDDALARRTRALLLNARAAVEVAPAVAALLAAEIGKDSAWEEEQVRSFRAMAAQYIPQGRTYPADPALHIEPVKA is encoded by the coding sequence ATGAATCGCGACGAGATGGTATCCCGTGTACGCAATCGTAAAGAGCCTTGGGACATTGTGGTGATAGGTGGAGGAGCCACAGGGGCCGGGGTCGCCGTGGATGCGGCAACGCGCGGCTATGATGTTTTGCTGCTGGAGCGCGAGGACTTCGGTAAAGGAACGTCGAGCCGTGCCACCAAGCTGGTTCACGGCGGAGTTCGCTATCTGGAGCAGGGCAATGTTTCGCTGGTGATGGAGGCGCTGAAGGAGCGTGGAATTCTTCTTCGAAATGCGCCGCACATCGTGAAGGACCTACGATTCATTGTGCCAAATTACTCTTGGTGGGAGGCACCTTTTTATGGGATTGGGATGAAGGTGTATGACTTTCTCGCCGGGAAGTACAGCTTTGGCTCGTCGAAGGTGTTGTCGTTGGAAGAGACGCTGGAGCTATTGCCGACCATCCGCCGGGATGGTTTGCGTGGCGGCGTCATGTATCACGATGGACAGTTTGACGACACACGTCTGCTGATTAATTTGATGACAACCGCTGCGGACCATGGAGCAACTTTGCTGAACTATGCCGGTGCCGTCGAGTTGACGAAGGATGACGCGGGTTTTGTGAAGGGCGTGACTGCAGTGGACGGAGAGACAGGTGAACGCTTCGTGATTGAAGCTCGTTCGGTGGTGAATGCGACTGGTATCTTTACCGACGAGACGAGGCGGCTCGCCGAGCCGAGCGTCGAGCAGATGATGGCGCCCAGCCAGGGAATCCATTTGATGTTCGACCGGTCTTTTCTAATCGGCGACACAGCATTACTTGTGCCGCATACGGATGACGGGCGCGTTCTGTTTGCCGTTCCATGGCATGGCCGCACTCTGGTTGGTACTACAGATACTCCGATTCAAACCGTGTCGTATGAGCCGTTGCCATTTGAAGAAGAGATTGAGTTCGTTCTGGAGACAGCAGGTCGCTATCTGAGTCACAAGCCGACCCGTGACGATATTCTCAGCGTGTATGTTGGGATTCGACCGCTTGTGAAGGCTGCCGGCGCTTCTGATGGAAAGACTTCGTCGCTCTCGCGCGACTATACGATCCACATCGATCACTCTGGCTTGCTGACAATCGTCGGCGGAAAATGGACGACCTATCGACATATGGCGGAGGACTGCGTTGATCACGCGACAACGCTTGGTCGTCTTGATGAAAGGCCGTGTGTCACCGCAACGATGCACATCCATGGATACCATCAGCATTCGGCGGAGCTTGGTGCTTTGGCCGTATATGGATCAGATGCCGCATCGATCCTTGAATTGGTGAAGGCAGATCCCGATCTCGCCAAACCGCTTCATCCCGATCTGCCATATATCGCGGCCGAGGTGGTATGGGCAGCACGAAATGAGATGTCTCGCACGCTGGACGATGCCCTTGCGCGACGAACGCGAGCGCTTCTGCTGAATGCGCGCGCGGCAGTTGAAGTGGCGCCGGCGGTTGCGGCATTGCTCGCTGCGGAGATTGGCAAGGACTCTGCTTGGGAAGAGGAACAGGTGAGATCATTTCGCGCGATGGCGGCGCAGTACATCCCGCAGGGGAGGACGTATCCGGCGGATCCCGCATTGCACATCGAACCAGTCAAGGCGTAA
- the glpK gene encoding glycerol kinase GlpK: MKYVLSLDQGTTSSRAILFDHDGQIAGTASHEFPQIYPSSGWVEHDPFDILTSQLSSAVDVLGKARLRPRDVVALGITNQRETTIVWDRATGKPVYNAIVWQDSRTAALMKRLLEDGVEEMVRQKTGLLLSPYFSASKVAWILDNVDGVRARAEAGKLAFGTVDSWLIWNLTSGKRHITDRTNASRTLLYNVAEDRWDDDLLRLFDIPRSILPEVVWSSERAGQVTTSLGLGEVEIAGIAGDQQSALFGQLCVSPGDAKNTYGTGCFLLQNIGSKFTLSPNRLITTLACSTDRKLTYALEGSIFIGGAVVQWLRDNMKFFRKSSEVEAIAASVPDSDGVVFVPAFSGLGAPYWDAQARGLIIGLQRGTKIAHIAKAAIESIAFQVADVLHVMDADTKNPFRELRVDGGAAANDALMQFQADLLGVPVHRPAVLETTALGAAYLAGLATGFWSGADELEHHRKADTVFEPKGDKKQMEKLQDNWREAVERSRNWNKESR; the protein is encoded by the coding sequence ATGAAGTATGTACTTTCGCTCGACCAGGGAACCACGAGTTCACGCGCCATTCTTTTTGACCACGACGGTCAGATAGCAGGGACTGCGTCTCACGAGTTTCCGCAGATCTATCCGAGTAGTGGCTGGGTGGAGCACGATCCATTTGACATTCTTACGTCGCAACTCAGCTCTGCGGTTGACGTTCTGGGCAAGGCACGATTGCGTCCGAGGGATGTGGTCGCGCTGGGGATTACCAATCAGCGGGAGACGACGATCGTCTGGGACCGCGCGACAGGGAAGCCGGTCTATAACGCCATTGTCTGGCAGGACAGTCGTACTGCTGCGTTGATGAAGAGACTACTGGAAGATGGCGTGGAGGAGATGGTCCGTCAGAAGACTGGCTTGCTGCTGAGCCCCTATTTTTCAGCAAGCAAGGTTGCGTGGATTTTAGATAATGTTGACGGAGTACGTGCGCGCGCCGAGGCAGGAAAGCTCGCCTTTGGTACGGTCGATAGCTGGCTGATATGGAATCTTACGAGTGGTAAACGTCACATTACCGACCGCACCAATGCTTCGCGTACCTTGCTCTACAATGTCGCCGAAGACAGATGGGATGATGACCTACTCAGGCTCTTCGATATTCCGAGGAGCATTTTGCCTGAGGTGGTCTGGTCGAGCGAAAGGGCCGGCCAGGTCACTACGTCACTCGGACTGGGTGAGGTTGAGATTGCAGGCATTGCAGGAGATCAACAATCGGCGTTATTTGGTCAGCTATGCGTTTCGCCGGGAGACGCAAAAAATACTTACGGGACTGGCTGCTTTCTCTTGCAGAACATCGGAAGTAAGTTCACTCTTTCGCCAAATCGGCTGATTACTACGCTTGCCTGTAGTACGGATAGGAAGCTTACTTATGCGTTGGAGGGCAGCATCTTCATTGGAGGAGCTGTCGTGCAGTGGCTCCGCGACAATATGAAGTTCTTTCGAAAGTCGTCTGAGGTCGAGGCAATCGCAGCTTCGGTTCCTGACTCTGACGGAGTGGTGTTTGTGCCTGCTTTTTCGGGTCTCGGTGCGCCATACTGGGATGCGCAGGCAAGAGGTCTGATCATCGGTCTGCAACGGGGAACGAAGATTGCTCATATTGCCAAGGCTGCGATCGAGAGCATTGCGTTTCAAGTGGCAGATGTTTTGCATGTCATGGATGCTGATACCAAAAATCCCTTTAGGGAACTGCGAGTGGATGGCGGTGCGGCGGCGAATGACGCACTGATGCAGTTTCAGGCCGATCTGTTGGGTGTGCCGGTCCATCGTCCCGCGGTGCTTGAAACTACGGCGCTGGGAGCTGCATATCTTGCGGGTCTTGCAACCGGATTTTGGAGCGGTGCTGACGAATTGGAACACCATCGGAAGGCTGATACGGTCTTTGAGCCAAAGGGTGATAAGAAGCAGATGGAGAAGCTGCAGGATAATTGGAGAGAAGCCGTAGAGCGTTCCCGCAACTGGAATAAGGAGAGCAGATGA